A region of Flavobacterium indicum GPTSA100-9 = DSM 17447 DNA encodes the following proteins:
- the lepA gene encoding translation elongation factor 4, which produces MKHIRNFCIIAHIDHGKSTLADRLLGATQTVTAREEKAQLLDNMDLERERGITIKSHAIQMEYTYKGEQYILNLIDTPGHVDFSYEVSRSIAACEGALLIVDAAQSIQAQTISNLYLALENDLEIIPVLNKVDLPSANPEEVSDDIIDLLGCDLEDIIHASGKTGFGVDKILEAIVEKIPAPKGEKEEPLQALIFDSHYNPFRGIEVIFRVVNGEIKKGQKIKFMATGKEYYADEVGTLKLNQVPKSVVSTGDVGYLISGIKEAKEVKVGDTITDAANPTKNMVSGFEDVKPMVFAGIYPVDTEDYEELRASMEKLQLNDASLVFAAESSAALGFGFRCGFLGMLHMEIIQERLEREFNMTVITTVPNVSYLAYTKKEPDTPIIVNNPSDLPDATKLDRVEEPYIKATIITKSDFVGNVMSLCIEKRGQITNQTYLTPERVELNFDMPLAEIVFDFYDRLKTVSKGYASFDYHPIGMRESKLVKMDILLNANQLDALSALIHADNAYSIGKKMCEKLKELIPRQQFEIPIQASIGAKIIARETIKALRKDVTAKCYGGDISRKRKLLEKQKKGKKRMRQVGNVEIPQEAFMAVLKLND; this is translated from the coding sequence ATGAAACACATTAGAAATTTTTGCATTATTGCACATATTGACCACGGGAAAAGTACATTGGCCGACCGTCTTTTGGGGGCTACACAAACCGTTACAGCTCGTGAAGAAAAAGCACAATTACTTGACAATATGGACTTGGAGCGTGAACGTGGAATTACCATTAAAAGTCACGCTATCCAAATGGAATATACCTATAAAGGAGAACAATATATTTTAAATTTGATTGACACTCCAGGGCACGTTGACTTCTCTTATGAAGTTTCTCGTTCTATTGCCGCTTGTGAAGGAGCTTTGTTAATTGTGGATGCGGCACAAAGTATTCAAGCACAAACAATTTCTAATTTATATTTAGCATTAGAAAACGACTTAGAAATTATTCCTGTATTAAATAAAGTAGATTTACCTTCTGCCAACCCAGAAGAAGTGAGTGATGATATTATTGATTTACTAGGATGTGATTTAGAAGATATTATACATGCTTCTGGTAAAACGGGTTTTGGTGTAGACAAAATTTTAGAAGCAATTGTTGAAAAAATTCCCGCTCCAAAAGGGGAAAAAGAGGAACCATTACAAGCCTTGATTTTCGACTCACATTATAATCCTTTCCGTGGAATTGAGGTAATTTTCCGTGTTGTAAACGGTGAAATTAAAAAAGGCCAGAAAATTAAATTCATGGCTACGGGTAAAGAATACTATGCAGATGAAGTTGGGACATTGAAATTAAATCAGGTGCCAAAAAGTGTGGTTTCAACGGGTGATGTAGGGTATTTAATTTCGGGTATCAAAGAAGCAAAAGAAGTTAAAGTAGGTGATACTATTACAGATGCTGCTAACCCAACCAAAAATATGGTTTCTGGATTTGAAGATGTGAAACCAATGGTATTTGCAGGAATTTATCCGGTCGATACAGAAGATTATGAAGAATTAAGAGCTTCAATGGAAAAATTGCAGTTGAATGATGCTTCATTAGTTTTTGCTGCTGAAAGTTCGGCGGCTTTAGGATTTGGTTTCCGATGTGGATTCTTAGGGATGTTACACATGGAAATTATTCAAGAGCGTTTGGAACGTGAATTCAACATGACAGTGATCACTACAGTTCCCAACGTATCCTATTTGGCTTATACGAAAAAAGAACCAGATACACCTATCATTGTTAACAACCCAAGTGATTTACCTGATGCAACTAAATTAGACCGTGTTGAGGAGCCTTATATCAAGGCAACTATCATTACGAAGTCAGATTTCGTTGGAAACGTAATGAGTTTGTGTATTGAAAAACGCGGACAAATTACAAATCAAACTTATTTAACACCTGAACGTGTTGAGTTGAATTTTGACATGCCTTTAGCGGAAATTGTATTTGATTTCTATGATCGATTAAAAACCGTATCAAAAGGTTATGCCTCTTTTGATTACCATCCAATTGGTATGCGCGAATCAAAATTAGTAAAAATGGACATCTTGTTAAATGCGAATCAATTAGATGCTTTATCGGCATTAATTCACGCAGATAACGCTTATAGTATTGGAAAGAAAATGTGTGAGAAATTAAAAGAATTAATTCCACGTCAACAATTTGAAATTCCAATTCAAGCTTCTATTGGTGCCAAAATTATCGCTAGAGAAACGATTAAAGCCTTACGTAAAGATGTAACAGCCAAATGTTATGGAGGAGATATTTCTCGTAAACGTAAATTGTTAGAAAAACAAAAGAAAGGAAAGAAACGTATGCGTCAAGTAGGTAATGTAGAAATTCCTCAAGAAGCATTCATGGCGGTTCTAAAACTTAACGATTAA
- a CDS encoding SIMPL domain-containing protein has product MRKLIFFLLLTIPFAYAQNSILVNGLGKTSTFPNAANITIELNHVKPTLREAVNDNQNTLKVVKTILKKYVLDSTKIKTSLIATNKSYKWDSKLNKEVFQGFESTQKIIFTLLDLNKMQDLTEELLKTKFNKIQTISYFNTNSEELIKEAQDLAVKDAIDITNRLAKSAGIKTGSIKKISTNSSANEEKFSVDRNEFETYGKAMGGKGVSSSGQLIEYTVRVNVETEIIN; this is encoded by the coding sequence ATGAGAAAACTAATATTTTTTTTGCTACTAACTATTCCATTTGCATATGCTCAAAATTCTATTTTAGTAAATGGTTTAGGTAAAACCTCTACTTTTCCAAATGCAGCAAATATTACTATTGAACTTAACCATGTTAAACCTACGCTAAGAGAAGCTGTTAATGATAATCAAAACACTTTAAAAGTAGTTAAAACAATTTTAAAAAAATACGTGTTGGATTCAACAAAAATAAAAACAAGTTTAATTGCAACAAATAAATCCTATAAATGGGATTCCAAATTAAACAAAGAAGTTTTTCAAGGATTTGAATCAACTCAAAAAATAATATTTACACTTTTGGATTTAAATAAAATGCAAGATTTAACAGAAGAATTGTTGAAAACAAAATTTAATAAAATACAAACTATATCTTATTTTAATACAAATTCCGAAGAACTTATTAAAGAAGCTCAAGATTTAGCAGTTAAAGATGCAATTGACATTACTAATCGATTAGCAAAAAGTGCTGGAATTAAAACTGGTTCCATCAAGAAAATTTCGACAAATAGTAGTGCAAATGAAGAAAAATTCTCTGTTGATAGAAATGAATTTGAAACATATGGAAAGGCTATGGGAGGAAAAGGAGTTTCTTCAAGTGGCCAATTAATTGAATATACTGTTCGAGTTAATGTTGAAACAGAAATAATCAATTAA
- the dinB gene encoding DNA polymerase IV encodes MESAPLRKIIHIDMDAFYASVEQLDNPELKGKPIAVGGSEVRGVVSAASYEARKYGVRSAMSGVQAARLCPELTFVRPRFDRYKEISKQIRAIFLEYTDLVEPLSLDEAYLDVTENKKGNPSATLIAKEIRQKIFEKTGLTASAGISVNKFVAKIASDYNKPNGQKTVNPDEVEAFIEVLDVKKFYGIGKVTAEKMYQLGIYTGLDLKNKTLEYLEQHFGNSGQAFYNLSRGISYSQVKPNRQMKSIGAERTFNENLSSEIYMEERLENIASEIERRIKKYKISGKTITLKIKYSDFTQQTRSKTLPYFIADKSLIMETAKELLYQERLKDSVRLLGISLNNLNTNQKKNVVVQLRFEF; translated from the coding sequence ATGGAATCAGCACCACTTCGCAAAATAATTCATATTGATATGGATGCATTTTATGCCTCTGTAGAACAATTGGATAATCCTGAACTAAAAGGAAAACCAATTGCAGTAGGCGGAAGTGAAGTGCGTGGTGTGGTAAGTGCGGCCAGTTATGAAGCCAGAAAGTATGGGGTACGAAGTGCCATGAGTGGGGTGCAAGCTGCTAGATTGTGTCCTGAATTAACATTTGTCCGACCAAGATTTGACCGGTATAAAGAAATTTCCAAGCAAATTCGAGCTATTTTTTTAGAATATACGGATTTAGTTGAACCCTTGTCTTTAGATGAAGCTTATTTGGATGTAACCGAAAATAAAAAAGGAAATCCTAGTGCTACCTTAATTGCGAAAGAAATTAGACAAAAAATATTCGAAAAAACGGGTTTAACCGCTTCTGCTGGAATTTCAGTCAATAAATTTGTGGCTAAAATTGCCAGTGATTATAATAAGCCTAACGGACAAAAAACCGTAAATCCCGATGAGGTTGAAGCCTTTATTGAAGTACTAGATGTGAAGAAGTTTTATGGTATAGGAAAAGTAACGGCTGAAAAAATGTACCAATTGGGCATTTATACGGGTCTCGATTTAAAAAATAAAACCCTTGAGTATTTGGAACAACATTTTGGAAACAGCGGTCAGGCGTTTTACAACTTGTCCAGAGGTATTAGTTACAGTCAGGTAAAGCCAAATAGACAAATGAAATCTATTGGAGCTGAACGTACTTTTAATGAAAATTTGTCGTCAGAAATCTACATGGAAGAGCGGTTGGAAAATATCGCTTCCGAGATTGAACGACGAATTAAGAAATATAAAATTTCAGGAAAAACCATTACGTTAAAAATCAAATATTCCGATTTTACCCAACAAACTCGGAGTAAAACCTTGCCTTATTTCATTGCCGATAAAAGTTTGATTATGGAAACAGCCAAAGAGCTGCTCTACCAAGAACGTTTAAAAGATTCGGTTCGGTTATTAGGCATTTCTTTAAATAATTTAAACACCAATCAAAAGAAAAATGTAGTGGTGCAGTTAAGGTTTGAGTTTTAA
- a CDS encoding CYTH domain-containing protein, translating to MQEIERKFLTTSTAFIQEATQAQKIVQGYLNSHPERTVRVRIKNEKGFITIKGKGDSTGTTRFEWEKEIGIEEARALIQLCESGVIDKTRYLIPKGNHVFEVDVFEGENRGLIMAEIELSSSNEIFEKPNWLGEEVTTDERYYNAYLSKKPFTTW from the coding sequence ATGCAAGAAATAGAACGTAAATTTTTAACAACTTCAACTGCTTTTATTCAAGAAGCTACTCAAGCTCAAAAAATAGTGCAAGGGTATTTAAACAGTCATCCCGAACGAACTGTTCGCGTGCGAATTAAAAACGAAAAAGGATTTATAACTATTAAGGGAAAAGGCGACAGTACAGGAACCACTAGATTTGAATGGGAAAAAGAAATTGGAATTGAAGAAGCCAGAGCATTAATTCAATTATGTGAATCGGGTGTTATTGATAAAACCCGTTATTTAATCCCTAAAGGAAATCATGTTTTCGAAGTAGATGTTTTTGAAGGCGAAAACCGAGGTCTAATAATGGCAGAAATTGAGTTGTCTAGTTCAAATGAAATTTTTGAAAAACCTAATTGGCTCGGTGAAGAAGTAACCACCGATGAAAGATACTACAATGCTTATTTAAGTAAAAAGCCTTTTACCACTTGGTAA
- a CDS encoding septal ring lytic transglycosylase RlpA family protein, whose translation MKKIIYFLPLLLVFFYQKDKIKAVPTQQKPLVKVVDTIKKDTSKVEKLEMFHKGAHASYYANKFNGRRTASGARFNNNDMTCAHRKLPFGTKLKVTGVKTKKVVYVTVTDRGPFSKTKHIDLTRKAFMAIAPKSYGGHIEVDLEIVKK comes from the coding sequence ATGAAAAAAATAATATACTTTCTACCCTTATTGTTAGTCTTTTTTTATCAGAAAGATAAAATTAAAGCCGTACCCACACAACAAAAACCACTAGTTAAAGTTGTTGATACGATTAAGAAAGACACCAGTAAGGTTGAAAAATTAGAAATGTTTCATAAAGGAGCCCACGCGTCCTATTATGCTAATAAATTTAACGGAAGAAGAACAGCAAGTGGCGCTCGTTTTAATAACAATGACATGACTTGTGCACACAGAAAGTTACCCTTTGGGACGAAACTTAAAGTTACTGGGGTAAAAACCAAAAAAGTGGTTTATGTCACGGTTACTGATAGAGGTCCGTTTTCAAAAACGAAACATATTGATTTAACTCGAAAAGCTTTTATGGCCATTGCTCCAAAATCCTATGGAGGTCATATTGAAGTCGATTTAGAAATTGTAAAAAAATAA
- a CDS encoding 5-formyltetrahydrofolate cyclo-ligase, which yields MDKKTIRKQYKELRQQLSEDEVEELSLQIANQIISLDIWDKTYFHLFLPIVEQKEVNTEYLLQVLAGRDKEIVVSKSDFETREMTHFLLTANTKIKKNEYNIPEPIDGLEVPVSKIEVVFVPLLAFDKMGNRVGYGKGFYDLFLSNCKPETLKIGLSFFEAIEAIDAVIDSDVALDFCITPNKIYQF from the coding sequence ATGGATAAAAAAACAATTAGAAAACAGTATAAGGAATTAAGACAACAGTTAAGTGAAGATGAGGTTGAAGAATTGAGTTTACAAATTGCCAATCAAATTATTTCGCTTGATATATGGGATAAAACGTATTTTCATCTTTTTTTGCCCATAGTGGAACAAAAAGAAGTCAATACTGAATATCTATTGCAAGTTTTAGCAGGAAGAGATAAAGAAATAGTGGTGTCTAAATCTGATTTTGAAACTAGAGAGATGACTCATTTTTTGTTAACAGCTAACACCAAGATAAAAAAGAATGAATACAATATTCCAGAACCTATAGACGGATTGGAAGTTCCTGTTTCAAAAATTGAGGTGGTTTTTGTTCCACTATTAGCATTTGATAAAATGGGAAATAGAGTAGGGTATGGAAAAGGATTTTATGATTTGTTTTTGTCTAATTGTAAACCAGAAACCTTAAAAATAGGCTTGTCTTTTTTTGAAGCAATAGAAGCTATTGATGCCGTAATTGATTCGGATGTGGCGTTAGATTTTTGTATAACACCCAACAAAATATATCAGTTTTAA
- a CDS encoding pyridoxal phosphate-dependent decarboxylase family protein, producing MQYWKKLTPAQRQQRIDEALQQNVNFATDASLGYPASRLDSKVFYEEAPFLRDAPTIRTYVANPNNIGCHTLGTSEGAFGGTQEIEREVLNVLAVDVFKSQPNEYDGYIAPGGTEANIQAIWVFRNYFFNKHQAQLNEIAILATEDTHYSIAKASNLLQIEWIRIAVDFNTRAIDKVQLEQVVVEAKNRGVRYFIAVSNMGTTMFGSVDNPEDYISVLEKHELNFKLHIDGAYGGFVYPFSNQESTITFDNPKISSITIDAHKMLQAPYGTGVFICRKGLIENVLTQEAAYVEGMDVTLCGSRSGANAVAVWMILFTYGPYAWYEKISILMMRTQFLRKELDALGIEYYSCPYMNIVTIKASFIPDELAHKYTLVPQEHNENNKWYKIVLMDHVEVEHLTNFIDDLKASRNG from the coding sequence ATGCAGTATTGGAAAAAATTAACCCCAGCACAACGACAACAACGTATAGATGAAGCCTTACAACAAAATGTAAATTTTGCAACCGATGCTTCTTTAGGATATCCTGCTTCACGATTAGATAGTAAAGTATTTTATGAAGAAGCTCCTTTTTTAAGAGACGCCCCAACAATAAGAACATATGTGGCCAATCCCAACAATATTGGATGCCATACATTAGGAACTTCTGAAGGTGCTTTTGGAGGAACGCAAGAAATAGAACGAGAAGTTTTAAATGTGCTTGCAGTTGATGTTTTTAAATCCCAACCCAATGAATATGATGGCTATATTGCACCAGGGGGAACAGAAGCCAACATTCAGGCTATTTGGGTTTTTAGAAATTACTTTTTTAATAAGCATCAAGCCCAATTAAATGAAATTGCCATTTTAGCTACAGAAGACACGCACTATTCCATTGCAAAAGCATCAAACTTATTGCAAATAGAATGGATTAGAATTGCTGTAGATTTCAATACTAGAGCCATTGATAAAGTTCAATTAGAACAAGTAGTAGTAGAGGCAAAAAACAGAGGTGTTCGCTATTTTATTGCTGTTTCTAATATGGGAACTACCATGTTTGGTTCGGTTGATAATCCAGAAGATTATATTTCGGTATTAGAAAAACACGAATTAAATTTTAAACTGCATATTGATGGTGCTTATGGTGGATTTGTTTACCCATTCAGCAACCAAGAATCTACCATTACATTTGATAATCCCAAAATAAGCTCCATAACTATTGATGCTCATAAAATGCTTCAAGCGCCTTATGGTACGGGAGTTTTTATTTGTAGAAAAGGGTTAATTGAAAACGTATTGACACAAGAGGCTGCTTATGTAGAAGGGATGGATGTTACCTTATGTGGTAGTCGTTCGGGTGCAAATGCGGTGGCGGTTTGGATGATTTTGTTCACCTATGGTCCTTATGCATGGTATGAAAAAATAAGTATTTTGATGATGCGAACTCAATTTTTAAGAAAAGAGTTGGATGCATTAGGTATAGAATATTACAGTTGTCCTTACATGAATATAGTAACAATAAAAGCTTCATTTATTCCAGATGAATTGGCACATAAATATACTTTAGTGCCTCAAGAACACAATGAAAATAATAAATGGTACAAAATTGTGCTAATGGATCACGTTGAAGTTGAACATTTGACTAATTTTATAGACGATTTAAAAGCGTCTAGAAATGGATAA
- a CDS encoding succinylglutamate desuccinylase/aspartoacylase family protein translates to MHKEITIFNETILPGESKTIHMQIAKLHTMTDLQIPIIVERSKLDGPTVLFSAGLHGDEINGTEIVRQLIVQKINKPKRGTIICMPIINIFGFVNQTREFPDGRDLNRVFPGSKTGSLASRFAHYILQEIIPHVDYAIDFHAGGAQRFNAPQIRIVPNNQELKKLSDVFGAPFTLYSNHISGSFRTSCDHMGTKMLLFEGGKSLDMNQKVTDEAIEGSKRFLKHLKMLATKHQSMEAHATIYITKSDWIRANFSGMFHGLKAIGTFVKKGELLATISDPFGKIEHKVKAPHDGYLINVNDAPIVYQGDAIFHISKELE, encoded by the coding sequence ATGCATAAAGAAATTACGATTTTTAATGAAACTATTCTGCCGGGTGAAAGTAAAACCATTCACATGCAAATTGCCAAATTGCATACGATGACCGATTTACAAATCCCAATTATTGTAGAAAGAAGTAAATTAGACGGACCAACTGTTTTGTTTAGTGCAGGTTTGCATGGTGACGAAATTAATGGCACCGAAATCGTAAGACAGCTCATTGTACAAAAAATAAATAAACCGAAACGCGGAACCATTATTTGTATGCCCATTATTAATATTTTTGGTTTTGTGAATCAAACAAGAGAGTTTCCAGACGGGCGTGATTTAAATCGTGTTTTTCCAGGAAGTAAAACAGGTTCTTTAGCCAGTCGATTTGCTCATTATATTCTTCAAGAAATTATTCCTCATGTGGATTATGCTATTGATTTTCATGCAGGTGGAGCCCAACGATTTAATGCACCACAAATTAGAATTGTACCTAATAATCAAGAATTGAAAAAATTATCAGATGTATTTGGCGCACCGTTTACCTTGTATTCCAATCATATTTCTGGTTCATTTAGAACCTCATGTGATCATATGGGTACCAAAATGTTGTTGTTTGAGGGTGGAAAATCCTTAGACATGAATCAAAAAGTGACGGATGAAGCAATTGAAGGCTCTAAACGTTTTTTAAAGCATTTAAAAATGTTGGCAACCAAACACCAATCTATGGAGGCGCATGCAACTATTTATATAACAAAATCAGATTGGATTCGCGCCAATTTTTCAGGAATGTTTCATGGACTAAAAGCAATTGGAACATTTGTTAAGAAAGGAGAGTTACTGGCAACGATTTCTGATCCCTTTGGTAAAATAGAACACAAGGTTAAAGCGCCGCATGACGGTTATCTAATTAATGTTAACGATGCCCCTATTGTATATCAAGGAGATGCTATTTTCCATATTTCCAAAGAATTAGAATAA
- the uvrC gene encoding excinuclease ABC subunit UvrC, which yields MPTPLELQIQTLPDSPGVYQYFDKEGKILYVGKAKNLKKRVQSYFSKNHDNYKTSVLVKKIVSIKHIVVPTETDALLLENNLIKKLQPRYNVLLKDDKTYPWICIKREPFSRVFPTRKMVKDGSEYFGPYTSFKTVNTLLELIKELYPLRTCNYDLSHGNIVSGKYKVCLEYHIGNCKGPCEGYETLENYQNQIQAIREILKGNFKESLKDFKKLMTDLAIDMRFEEAQKIKEKIEVLENYQAKSTILNPKITNVDVFSIVSDESMAFVNFLQISHGAIIRSHTLELKKKLDETDEELLELAIIEIRERFHLTSKEIIVPFEIDLGENIKITVPKLGDKKEILNLSERNAKHYRLDQLKQIKIVDPDRHTNRIMAQMMKDLRLSVEPRHIECFDNSNIQGTNPVSACVVFKDGKPSKKDYRHFNIKTVEGPNDFASMEEVVYRRYKRLLDENEPLPQLIIIDGGKGQLSSALKSLEELGLRGKIAIIGIAKRLEELFYPDDPIPLYLDKKSETLKTIQHLRNEAHRFGITHHRDKRSKSALQTSMETIPGIGEKTMVTLIKHFKSVKRIKEADENEIAKVIGLSKAKKISDFYKKE from the coding sequence ATGCCTACTCCTTTAGAACTTCAAATTCAAACCTTACCCGATAGCCCTGGTGTATATCAATATTTTGATAAAGAGGGGAAAATTTTATACGTAGGCAAAGCCAAAAATTTAAAAAAAAGAGTGCAGTCTTATTTTTCTAAAAACCATGATAATTACAAAACATCGGTTTTAGTAAAAAAAATAGTTAGTATCAAACACATTGTTGTTCCAACCGAAACAGATGCCTTATTATTAGAAAACAATTTAATTAAAAAACTCCAACCAAGATATAATGTATTATTAAAAGACGACAAAACCTACCCTTGGATTTGTATAAAAAGAGAACCTTTTTCTAGAGTATTCCCTACCCGAAAAATGGTAAAAGACGGTTCTGAATATTTCGGTCCTTACACCAGTTTTAAAACGGTGAATACCTTATTAGAATTAATCAAAGAATTATATCCATTAAGAACTTGCAACTATGATTTATCTCATGGAAATATTGTCTCTGGAAAATACAAAGTGTGTTTAGAATACCACATTGGTAATTGTAAAGGTCCGTGTGAAGGCTACGAAACCTTAGAAAATTACCAAAACCAAATCCAGGCCATTCGAGAAATTTTAAAAGGAAATTTCAAAGAAAGTTTAAAAGATTTTAAAAAATTAATGACCGATTTGGCTATTGATATGCGCTTTGAAGAGGCACAAAAAATAAAAGAAAAAATTGAGGTGCTAGAAAATTATCAAGCCAAATCAACCATTTTAAATCCAAAAATAACGAACGTCGATGTTTTTTCAATTGTGTCAGATGAAAGTATGGCTTTTGTTAATTTTTTACAGATTTCACATGGTGCTATTATTCGTTCGCACACTTTAGAATTAAAAAAGAAATTAGATGAAACGGATGAAGAGTTATTAGAATTAGCAATCATCGAAATTCGGGAACGTTTTCATTTAACTTCTAAAGAAATCATAGTGCCTTTCGAAATTGATTTAGGCGAAAACATAAAAATTACCGTTCCAAAATTAGGAGATAAAAAAGAAATTCTGAATTTATCGGAACGCAATGCAAAACATTATCGATTGGACCAATTAAAACAGATCAAAATTGTGGATCCGGACCGACATACCAATCGCATAATGGCTCAAATGATGAAAGACTTGCGTTTATCTGTAGAGCCCAGACATATTGAGTGTTTTGATAATTCGAATATTCAAGGAACCAATCCGGTTTCTGCATGCGTTGTATTTAAAGATGGTAAACCAAGTAAAAAAGACTACCGCCATTTTAATATCAAAACCGTGGAAGGTCCAAACGATTTTGCATCCATGGAGGAAGTCGTATACCGAAGATATAAGCGTTTGTTAGACGAAAACGAACCGTTGCCACAATTAATTATTATTGATGGTGGAAAAGGTCAATTGTCCTCGGCTTTAAAAAGTTTAGAGGAATTAGGATTAAGAGGAAAAATTGCCATTATTGGCATCGCTAAACGATTAGAAGAATTGTTTTATCCTGATGATCCTATTCCGTTGTACCTAGATAAAAAATCAGAAACGTTAAAAACAATCCAACACCTTCGTAATGAAGCCCACCGTTTTGGAATTACACATCATAGAGATAAAAGAAGTAAATCGGCCTTACAAACGAGTATGGAAACCATTCCAGGGATAGGAGAAAAAACCATGGTGACGTTAATAAAACACTTCAAAAGTGTAAAAAGAATAAAAGAAGCGGATGAAAATGAAATTGCGAAAGTAATTGGGCTTTCAAAAGCGAAAAAAATTTCCGACTTTTACAAAAAAGAATAA